The Sparus aurata chromosome 10, fSpaAur1.1, whole genome shotgun sequence genome includes the window AAGTGAAAGCTCAAACATACAAAATTCCCCCTTAGTTGATTCATACAGAAAAGTAGTCCAAGGAAACTGGCGTTGGTTTGGAGTGTTTAGCTAAAGCACTACTCTAACTGCTCAACGCTGGCCAGAGTCTTGAGTTCAGGCTCGTTGACCTCTTTGCCCGCCacactgctgctcctctccttgTTCTTGCTTTTGAAAGGCTTCCCGAGCTTGGTCGACAGTGTGTGCAGGACAGAGCTCTCATCCGGCGAAGAGCTGCTGCGACCGCTGCGGGTGAAGGTAGACGTGGACCGGCTCTCGGAGTTGGTGGCCTCGAAGAGCTTGCCCATGAAGCTGATGCCGGCCTGACGGATGTGGGAGCTGCCGGCGAACACGTAGAGGATGGGGTTGACGGCGCTGCTGAAGTAAGCGAAGGCCGTGACGTTTGGACGGGCTGTCTTGGCGGCCGTGATCACAGATTTGCTATCCTGCAGCAGACCGACCACCTGGAGGGAGAAGACAGGGAGAATGATGATAGGGGAAGGAAGGAAACAGCAAATAAAGGTCCCCTCACAATGAAAGCTTTGAGCAAAAGGAAGGAATCTGTGATGTGCAATACCACTTATTTCCTGAGTAATGTTGTGTGTAACCTCATTATATCCTGTTGGTGATTAAATCTCAGATTCTTAAAGAGATTTGTGGTGTTGCCTTCATACCTCAGAGTCATCCTACACGCATCAGATGGATGCAATGCTGTTGCTGCTCTGAGAACTGAAAAAGCTCCACACATGGGCCATCGTCAATATCAACtccctgtcagtgtgttttgcgCAGGGGTGAtgtcaatgtaaaaaaaaaacttctcctTCCTACTTCCCCTTCCACTAACTGTACCAGTAGGCAGAAGGAGAAGTAGTTCCAGTTAATCAGACATTAGTTGAACTAGATCCGGGAgatattgcactttttttttattgtgttcatTCTTGATGATAGAGCACACATTAACCCTAAATTACTGACTTTAAATACTGGTCTTTTGATGTGAAAATTAATCCTATAGCAGAAACGTTTGAGACTGGAAGTATCGATATTTCCAGATTGATCCGCACAACATTAGTTACAttaaaacaagcacaggactctCACCCAGCAGACCACGGATCGTGTCTGGAGGGAAAAACTACAGTCGCCATTTAGTTATTTTaacttggaaatgtattttagtGACGTCAAGCGGTTTTGGTAACTCAATCGCCAGGATAAAGTACgattttgcaataaaaaaaaagaaaggcgtgttttggtgttttctttaactttgcGTCATTTTTCTATGTGCTGGTATGAGTAATATTTCACATTATTCAGTACGCCAATTCACccaacattaaatattaaatcttgCATAGTGGAATCCTTGCTGTGGAAACACATTGTATTCAGCTTTTCTTAAATATTGTACAACAAAAAAGGCCCTCGTCTGTGCGATCGTCTTTATTTTGCAGCTGATGTCTTGCAGGTTTAAAGACAGTGACGTGTCTTTGAATGTATTTCCCATAAGTCCTCTGGGTCAAAATGCGTACAAAGCTGTTAATCCTGAAAGAAATGCATGTATAATGGTGATTTCAGTGTTTTAACATCCTGTTTTGGGAGCATTTTACACCAAATAAAACGCTATGTATCCGTCTGAATACAATATTTAGCATTCTAATAGATTCAATAGTAGATTCCCTGATCTGTCAGAATAAAGTGAAATCAAAAGCCACCTCTATGACATTGACGATGTGATAGGGCAGCCAGAATATCGCAAAGGCGCAGATGATCATCAGGATGAGGCGGCTGCCTTGGCCCCGGCGCTGGAACTTGGCAGTTTGCAGGCGGCAGATGACGGAGGAGTAACACGTGTTGATGAGGGAGAAAGGCACCAGGCAGCCCATGGTGGTCTCGAACAGGTACTGGAAGACCTTGTGACCCACGCTGCCGAAGTGGTACGGGACACAAAAGCGCAGAGTGATGTTGTTTGGCAGCGCCTTTTTCAGATTActaaaaaaagaaggaggagaaaaagacaaatgaagGGTTAAAGTGGCTCCAAATGTACTGACCAAGGATCGCGTTGAGTCAACTATACATGAGGTGTATGACGGTAACTGGAGCGAAGTCAAGCAAATTAAAGATCCAGTTTATATACTGATACTGATTCTTAAGAAAAAGCCGTATCAGTATTGTTTATATGGAGAgccttgtcaaatactgatgctttggggtGATAACAAACCAGACCTACCACCACCAAGGTGTTAGGATTTGGCCAGTTGGGATTGAGTTTGAGTTGGGACTTTAACTTTTGTCCTCTTTAAGTAAAAATAGTTTGGGCAACCCTGTTCTTCTTGATTTTCTCTCTTGCTGGTGCCTTGTTGAGTAAAGGGAAAGGTCGATCAATATATGGACTGTATCTTTAATTTGCTCGACTTCACAGGAGTTACCATCATGGGAAACGTGCCACGCAGCAGCCATTAGAAAGTCAAAGGAACAAGGGAAATGTAGTCTCACCTGCGGTAGAAAGGCATCGGCAGTGACAGGATGAAGGCTAACATCCAGATCCCCAGCAGGAGGACCAACAGGGAACGCTTGGTTCGCATTCTCTGGGACAGAAAAGGCCTCGTCACCGCCAACCAGCGGTCCATGCTCATCAGGCAGATGAGGTAAATGGACACGTACATGTTCACGTTCGACAGGTAATGCACCAGCTTGCACGCCGCCGAGCCAAACTCCCAGCCCCGGCCTCCGGCCAGGTAGCGCAGGAAAAACGGGGCGCTGAGCAGCACGAAAGCATCTGCCGCGGAGAGATTCAGCACCAACAAGCAGGTCACTGAGCGCTTCTTCACCCGGCACAGTACCGACCAGACCACAAACAGGTTCCCGGGGAAGCCCAGCAAGAACGCCAGGCTCAGGATGGCGATGCCGGCCTGGGCTGAGGCAGAGATGGGCATagaggaggaggcagggtgCTGGGAGGAGGTGGCGGCGGCGGTGACGTTGGATGCCATCAGAAAATCTTCTGAAGAAGGCGAGCTCGGTTTTGACAAACTGTGAAACTGACACAACCTTTCAAACAAACAGGCAGGAAACAGGATATGTTGTATTAACGCTTGTGAGATGTGATTGTGTCTCAAAGGTGTGAAACATTGCACAaggcatttgttgtttttcttattaGCCCTTTTTGCGGACCGTGGTAGACGAAGTACATCAGATGTCAAGAGCTGTCTCTTTGGAGATGACTAGCTGATACAGTCACTGATCTCTTCATATGTTACGTGAGGGAGGCCTTTGAAAGGTTTATTGCGTAATATTTTTGTGCAggcaaaaaaatggaaattacataacaCTAATTATGCACTGACATCTTTACATTGAACACAAAAGACTGATTGCTTAATTTCCTGCATTTTGTGTATGGTCTGTTTTGACCTAAAATGTCAGAACACTTCAAATGTTGAGCTTTTTGGAGTTTTTACATTCTAAAGATCAGAGGTGATGAGACATTGGTGacactgaataaatgaaatagGGGTGTGACAGAAAAGATGTTAAAAAAGCCACATATAACTCACCAATATTCATTAAATGTTCATGAGCTGTTTTTCAACATCAGATCTGATAacctttttttaacttttatttaaagaaatCCTGAAAAACAGCTCCTGAGATTTGAGATCCTCCTTCTTCTTGAAGAAGAAAGTTAAAACAGTCAAACTCTATGACCTCCAGGAGGAAATTCAATGTGAAAATTGAGATATTTTTGTTATTAGAGTGTGTAGAATAAAAGCCAAACACTGACCTTCAACTGCCGATCTCTCTTTGAAAGCCGCAGAGGTAAATCAGAGCACCAATATCCAGCTATTTTTACACCTTCCTTGATCTACTCCTAACTCCCCGGCTTCTCTCTGTGCTTTGACTGAgcgtggagagaaaaaaaacccaaatatatatgtatattgtgAAATAGAGGTCATGTGAGGGGAAATCCAGGACCACAGGAAACCAGCCTGTGCGCAGTGGGTTGCGATGTCGCCGTTGTTCTTCCTACATGTTGTGTTCTGCTGTTGCATATTGAATTTGCATGCGATAGCGATATCCACGTCGGCTTTCTGGAAAAATGTTGGTAGAAAAATGTGGGTGGCGGCACAGTTGCTTCACACTCATGATGAATGGGAAATTTAAGGTAGTGCTGTTTCATAGCGTGAAAAATTGTGAGAATATGAAAATCACAGACAGCAACAGCACAGCAGAGATTTAGTACCTCGTCGTCTAATAGACTGCTTTTACCTCTTAtagtttttaaatgtcattgtaCTTATTCTGTTTCCAGTCATAGGATTAAAGTTTTGGCTGTACTGACAATAAAGCTGAATCTCAGTCTGAAACATGTTGTGTAACTGGTGGCATCGAGCAGGCACGAACAGCACAAGAGACCGTTTGGATAGAGACGGTGAATTAGTCAGGGGGGGAAAATGCTTCGTCGAGCGTACAGTCCTGTCGACACACGAGCTTTAAGTCAGACCTCTGCCGTGTGGAGTCTGTGCTCTCTTGCGTCAGACATTTTGGCCACTTTACAGCATATTCCTCTTGCAACATCATCGAAACTTTCTCAAGTTACTGACTGTATGAGGGGCCAGATGAGTGAAAATTGTGACGTGtcacattttcaggaaaaaggtgttttacatcattttgtattttcctgTAATTGGTATTCTGACAGCGTATGCTCACAGggaaatattaaaacatttgtctTTGGATGATTCCCTTTACGCTGCACCATTTATTGTCTTGCTATGAAACGTAGTAAATTTAATACTGTACTAAGGTACAATTTAGAGGTACTTGTGCTTTCATTTCACGGTGCTAGCTCTGCAGAGCGCTTTagcgtctttcagctcattgtttttggtttcaCAGCCTCCAACTTCACTGCTCTCATTCTGTCCCACCTGTCACCACAGCTGCAGAGCCCACTGATGATAACAAACGTTGGGAACGTTTCTCAAAAATGTTGGCAGCTATGGAGTgcatctgtctgtttgttttgggCTGATTTTTCAAAATCTGACTGACTCCTGATTGTggagtggaagcagcttggggGCATTTTCCACCCAGCCAATCGGGGTGTGACGACGCCCTTTTTGTGAAGGCCTTAAAGAGGTGTGGAATGGCTCCCTCATTCCCTGACTCAATGAGAACCTTGTTTCCCCTTAGATTGGCAGCCAGAAACTCTGTTCTGTTTAGGCCCTACAGTGTTTTCTTGGCCGCCCCACTTCATACTAATGAGGGGGCCGTGTTGAGACCCTTGAAACCCGAACGCCTATACACCTTCAGTTCGACATTTTATTCCTCTGGGGCTTGTAGGAACACATTTGTTTATCATTCCCACAAGAGGCAtttgtttattagtttattgTACAAGTAGCAGAGAATTGGCATTCCCCCTATATTTACATGTCATTGTTTCTATTTGTTTGTAGGTTGGGCTCGCCTGTAAGCAtttactgaaaaataaaaaggtgcaTTCTTTATAACATATCATCTTTCAGTTTTATTCactaatttctctttttttgttggcCCGAAGGTTGTActttcaacttctttttttcatatacatatacactCTCACATTTGGGTATGATGGCACTTAATTTGGGCTTGTTAACATAGACCTCATgcagtatttgtttgtttaccgACCTTAACAACCGTAGAATGTGACGATATAGTTGGTgaagttttctgtgttttttttttttttacagcgtgTTCTACTGCCCTCTGGTGGCCGAAAATCAATTCATGCAGCTTTAAAGACAGTAAaacagtggaggaaaaaaagcttGCAAAGCAAACGAAGAAAAGGGAAGTTCAAGTGCCACCATCAAGCTCTCGATTTGTGCGCCATAACTTGTCACAAACTAAAGAAAATTGACATTGTTTGAGTTCACTTTGACATTTCTGTGCTTCCATATAGCaatttgacaaaataaacaatgcATCAACAGAAATATACAAATGaatcttatttaaaaaaataaaataaaaatttaaagtAACAGTAAACATGCACATTAAGCGTGAGGCACCATCTCTCTTTGAGGGTTGCATCTTGAATCAAACAGAGTTAAACATCGGTTGGTGAGGAGAGGGAGCATCCTGGATTATAACTTCACAGTTTCTCCTGCCTCAGAGCTCATATATCATCAGATATACGGTTCTGATGTGTGCTATGGTTTCAGCACCATCTTGAAATCACCAATGTCATTTTGGGATGCGTTAGGTAGCAAGCTTATCCAGGATCGGTATGTCCAGTTGCATTCCTTTTCCGAGTCTCTAACAGTCTCATGTGGAAGAAAGATTCACGCAGCAGCTGAATCTGAAGTACTGCTGAAGCTTTGTCTTTCACCAGCGGCACACTGGTccaaattttaaatgttttagttACTGGACGGAGATTTGAAAGCCTGGGTGGTTTAAATTTCCCCCTCCAGAGGATCAACACCACCACCCAGTGTCCGCCACTGAGCTCGAGTCGCCAACGGAGCCCAGGACGCTATCCCTTTAGCATGACGGCCTCCGCCTCCTTTTCCTTGTCGCGGCTGTTCTGGCTGTTCTGTCGGCTCTTCCTGCTAGCCGAGTCCAGCCCTGTGCCCTCGAACAAGCGGGCCATGAACGCCAGCCCCTCTCGTCGGATGTAGGACTTCCCTGCGAAGAAGTAGAGCACTGGGTTGGCACAGCTGCTCATGAAGGCTACGGATGAGGTGACTGCACGGCTCTTGTGCCATATTATGTTCAACCTGGGGAATCAAGTAAAGAAATTTTGTTAGATACGTCTGACAGAAAACAAGTtggcttgttttattttttataaatatatatatatgtgtgtgtgtgtgtgtgtgtgtgttctcacttACGTGTCTTTTACTGGACCTGGTGGACACAAATCCCATGTAACCTGATAACAAGACCAACAAGTTCAGTTAAAATCCAAAATTC containing:
- the LOC115589386 gene encoding uncharacterized protein LOC115589386, with product MTKMAFSNISFTPSNETTVDNPTATTMGALILSLVFLLGFPGNLFIIWSILARARKQTVTTLLILNLAIADGSLMALTPFFIVYLVMKHWVFGNVMCKVLFYLCLLNMYASIWIIMIMSVYRLVAVLWPQRLGRIAGRKTVLRVLAVVWVLVMIASVPAMVFRKVKKRGNTDHFACDPVHDEESHDAVIMYTLELVLGFLIPYGIIVFSYIRILRRIQKTRFGRRIRSEKLILAIVLTFCLFWLPYHIINMVQVTWDLCPPGPVKDTLNIIWHKSRAVTSSVAFMSSCANPVLYFFAGKSYIRREGLAFMARLFEGTGLDSASRKSRQNSQNSRDKEKEAEAVMLKGYVPLVKDKASAVLQIQLLRESFFHMRLLCQFHSLSKPSSPSSEDFLMASNVTAAATSSQHPASSSMPISASAQAGIAILSLAFLLGFPGNLFVVWSVLCRVKKRSVTCLLVLNLSAADAFVLLSAPFFLRYLAGGRGWEFGSAACKLVHYLSNVNMYVSIYLICLMSMDRWLAVTRPFLSQRMRTKRSLLVLLLGIWMLAFILSLPMPFYRSNLKKALPNNITLRFCVPYHFGSVGHKVFQYLFETTMGCLVPFSLINTCYSSVICRLQTAKFQRRGQGSRLILMIICAFAIFWLPYHIVNVIEVVGLLQDSKSVITAAKTARPNVTAFAYFSSAVNPILYVFAGSSHIRQAGISFMGKLFEATNSESRSTSTFTRSGRSSSSPDESSVLHTLSTKLGKPFKSKNKERSSSVAGKEVNEPELKTLASVEQLE